Within the Phaseolus vulgaris cultivar G19833 chromosome 9, P. vulgaris v2.0, whole genome shotgun sequence genome, the region ACCAGCTAAGTTGGCTCGTTTTAAGGCACTAGATGGTTTAATCACTATTAGATGGTCTAATACCCCACTAGATGATCTTATAAGGATAATTACGTCTATGAATGTTTTGATGAAAACAAACACTATATGTTGtgctaaattttataaaaaagttgCCTCATGTgcaaaacttaaaataaacaCATTAAACGGTCTATTGGGATTAAACCTCTCAGACGGTCCTATAATACACCTATTAGATGGTCTCTCACAGTTAAACTCATTAGACGATCTCATTACGTTCAAAAGAGTTAAACAAGTTAGACAATCtcttatatttaaattcattataCAGTCTCGTTATGTTCAAAAAAAGTTAGACAAGCTAGTTAGTCTTTTAGAGTTAAACTCATTAGATGGTCTCGTTGTGTTCAAAAAGAGTTAGACAAGTCTACAACTTTAATATGCTAGATAATCTCACAATGATTAACCTGTTAGATGGTCTCACTATGTAAAGCATGCTAGACGGTCTCACAGTGTTAAACATGTTAAATGGTCCCTTTATGTTGGACTTACTAGAGGGTCTAAGTGAAGCTCAACTCACTAGACAATCTCAAAGAAATTGTGCTACAAGCCAACGATATTGTTTTAGACATTGATTTCATTCCTCTATAGAATACTCTCCACATGAGCTTTGAGAGCATCCAGGGAAGATGAATCCATCTCACGATATGATGATGTTGATGTGATAGTCTGACTTTTAGTGAGTACTAAGATTTGTGGTCTGGAAATAGTGTTACCTAGATCCCACAGTGGGTGTCAAATGTTCTTATCGAAGTTGAACTAGAACCACTCGAGGTGGATTGGGAAAAACTTAGAGGAAACCGATCTTTAGTCAACATGATTCCTCTTCAAAATGGTTGTCAAACTTTGTTGATGAAACATATTAAGTGGAGATCCATATGCATAAAATTCTATAATGCTCAagtgaataaataataaaattatatttatatgctTTTTGGACCTAGATTAATATCTAAATACAAATACAAGTATAACTTTTCAATTTGATATAACATATATCAATTTTCAAttcaaattattcaaatttacaTGTACTTTTACTCAACTCTCGTAAATACGTAATATAATCTCATTAAGTTTCAATAATGGAAGGTACGTTCGttattcaatatttatttatttaaaaaatactaattatttatattttttacattttgattttattatttcttaaaatataagttttaattatgttttaattacataaaaaaaaaatcaactaccTATTCCTTATATTTTTGACTTATTTGTTTCAACAAATTAGTTATAAACTAAATTATAACTTTAGGCTCCCTTAAATTCTTATCTGTAATTGCAAACCATAAAATACTGGGCATGCTTGCATTGTCCAGAAGGGTAAATTTgttaatacatatatatttgaGGCCATAATGCAGAGCTTGATAACAGAGTACAAGATAACCCTCGTTTTATATAATCATTCACAAGATTCATAATATGCTGAAGGGTAATGTTGTGTGAAACCAGCTCTTATGATTTATTCCTTAGCGACTTTAGTCCACTTTAGTCAAGAATATCCTAACAAACATTTTCCCCGCACGCTACACTGCATCAATACAAACAAATATCATACTATAGTTACAATTGTATAATTAGCAATGAAGTGCATGCACTATAATATGTTCCAAGTctcataattaatatatatgcaCATTATATATTTGTTTGATATAGTGCCATTTgtgataataattataataccATTGTATAGTGCTCGTTTCAATATtgattgtattataatatatttccCCTTATTGTATATGCCACAGggaaataaagataaaaagtatTTTGTGTGCTATGTATGTGTGGATCAAAAGATTAATCAATTAACCATTTGCTTTTTACCTGCATGATAGCATGTCAAGTGTGGAACATGTGAAATAAGTGGTTTAGAGAAAGTACATCCTATTATAATCAAGCAAAACATCACTTTCAACAATTTATTTCACTGAAACTTAACAGGAAATGGAACAAGTTATGGAAAACTATGTGAGATGGGAGATTAGATGCAAAGGAAGTTTTAGTTTTCAACAAACTCAACTATGGGGAGTGACACAGGCTTGGGAGGCAAAACTGAATAAGGAAAATAAATCAAAACTGCAGCATATAGAAATGAAAAACCTGAAAGCAGTTATGGAGTGGGAGTTTCCTTTGGTAGTGAGAGTGGTGTAATCTAAGTCTATTATTTGTTCTTTTGCtgataaaagaaagaaattgtATTTCAACTACAATATGTCACAGGCAAGGAGTAGATGCAACGGATTGGTGCCCAACTCAAAACTAGAATCAACTACAATATCTTGTGAGTGGAAAAGCATCATGCAAATGTAACACTAATTTCGTTCACCACCATAAATAACCAGAGAAAAATAAAGATAGGATTGAAGAAGAATacgtaactatttttttaaaatattttctgtttTGTATATGTTTTTGAGAACTTCTAATActttgtttatatataattcTTTTTCTTTCGATAATAAAATCTTGGAGCTATAATAACCCCAGTATTTTCACCTAGCAACCCTAATTCTTAAGTCATAAAGTAGCATTTGCACAATTGTTAAGAACACTAACTTCAATTTAACCTAGCATCTGAGTAATTTTCAGAACGGAAAGGGTAATTTACCTGACTCTTTGTCTAAGTTTTTGAATGCCCATGCGTTGGCCTGACGATACGCCGCCTCCTCCTCCGGCGTATAATCGCTAACGACGCCGAAGAAATCCCGCGCAAACTCAGCGCTCTTGTGCTTGATGAAGTTTGCAATTGCCCTGGATATCACATCCATTAAATGACTCATGTTGAGATAGTTAGCAGTGAGGTACAGTTCCTTCATCTGGTCAGGGGTCAGCTTCGCCATGAACTTTTCGTCGAACTTTCTCAATGCAATCGGGTTGCTGCCAACACGGCTCCGCTTCGCCCGGAATTCGAGGATCCTGCCCAGTTCACAGCTGGTTAGGTTTTGCAGAGGAATGGTGACGCCGGGGCTGGCTCCAGTGGCATCGATCACAGACTGCACCGTTTCCATCTCCTTCACGACGGAGGCTTCCACATAGTAGATGATGCCTTCAGAAGTTTTTAGCTTAACCGtcggttcttcttcttcttccttcatgATTGTAagcttcttgagttcttcaatggGAGGCTCACTCGCTTCTCCTTTGCTCATTTTGTGCGTTTCCAATTCCTCTGCGCTCTTCACCGTTGCCGTCGTGGATGATTCATTTTTTTCAGCCATTTCCGTCTTGGATAATTCAGTTTTTTCTGCCATTGTCACATAGAAAAACAAACATGAGAAAGATCTTCTTTATAGGAGTCGAAAGTACAAGAAAATGACAGAAATTTTTACCTCtgaaattgaaccgaacaaatgcATTTTTATAGGAGGAGAAACCGGACACACTATTCATTATTtcaattgaatttaaattttatttaatcatttaatgcttaaatttaaattttttaatatattaattacaagttcctttaattattttcaagtttatttaattttttatatttctgtactattttaatatttttaatattttatctatttttatatatttttagttttatagaTATAATTTCTgcactattttattatttgttaggttacatttaaattttttatatactaaaaattaaaaaaataaaagtataaatttttcatatatataaaaattatatcattaaaaaaaattatttaataaaaattaatttaaaaaaatagtaattaattattatattaactaaatccGATACTATTTTATAAGCTATAAAAACattggtatttaaagtagtttttattataaataaaaaattataaactgatttttaaattggtatctaattaattaccTAGGTTTTATCTACCAACTATATTTAGTTACCAATTACTTTAGATTTTATACTTTGTATGTAAAATattgatagctaattaaatatcaatttagaatagaaactgtattaaatattaataatattttattttataaaatagtatctaatttaaaaatatagtaattaattttttttatatttaaaattaacttttatttaatgtttttctagtacattataaaaattgtaaaaaagcATTCATATggtagataaaaaataattagtttaaattgacaaataaaatgtaatttatgaaataaataaaaatttaaatttattaatactcattaaataaaatagttttcatAAAATGactaattcaaattaaaaaaaaaaaacatatacaactttaaaaaataaatataacattaaatttttaaaaaaaagttataagtacataataatatatttttacatagaatttttttttatttgtatgataAGTTTATATAAttagatgttattttatatttatcaattaGATTACCAAgttttatatactataaaaaaaattattaaatagcaattaatttaaagatataaaataattagtgaTCAATATTGattaagttagatattattttataaacttaaaacttatttggtatctaaaatagtttctattattaatataaatttaaaaaataaccttTAAATTGATATCAAGCATTAAACTACTcagattttagttactaattactttagattctaaattagtctttaattaTAAACAAGTGATTAATTTCCAATCTTGCAGTCTAATGACAATTGGTAATTTTTAATCCAAATAAAGTCCAAATTGCAatccataaattaataaaaaaaaacatataaaaattaaaaataccaaACATAAGaagtaataattaaaatataatagcAGTCAATGTGTTAATGAAAGAAGGTACAAATATTATGTGAATATTACATAATTGGgaaaaaaagttttcaatttAATAGATATAATGTTTTCCAAAGTATAAGACTAAGTGAGCAATGGGAAGTATAtgtaagaaaaaataagaatagttaaaatgaaatgaaagttatatttacataacaatataaggaaataaaaatatagaacaCAATGAGCAAGTAATTTAACTTACACTGGTCATCAAGGAAGGGAGTGATCACCAAAGTCTTCGGCATACTACTGGGGTGAACTTGACTAGTACCTGATGAAATGTCTGCAACATGTCTTTTCGTCATCATGACTAATTGTTGTTACATCAACCTCATTATGTCCTCCAACTCTTTGATTATGGCATTTTCTCAAAAGGGTTTTGAATGTAGACTCGTTTAGTCCTTGCCTGAATGTAGACAtatcatatttgaatttaataaaTCAAGAGAGTGGAAAAAAACCTATTTATGAATTTCTCCTCAATATCATTCCAATTATTCAAGATTTAATTAAGGTAGGATTTAAGTCACTATTTTGCCTTGCAAGCTAATGAGAAAGGGGATAATCTTAATTACACTGATTCCATATCCCTTTCTTCAAATCCCATGGTACCTATCAATTCATAGAAAGTGGATAAATGGGTATAGGTATATCCTCATGATCCATTCCTGTCGATTTATGACTACTTATTAAGCTTTAAAATGTTGGTTTCATCTTTAATGATCTTGTTGCAGTGGACATGGCTAtgcttaaaaatattttggtcCTTGTTGAATAGCCTAGTCTACCAActtcattttttctattttcagtcATTTCTTCAATTTGGATTATGTGGGATTGAGAGTTAGGTGAGGTTGGGGAGGTTGGATCTGATCTTTTTTCTGAATCTCCTTTCTTTGTTTGAGCTTCTTTCTTTCAAATCTCAAAAATTTCTCAATGTTCTACTCAAACAACAAATCTTTTGAAAAGGAGTTGCCTCTTGTTACCATGCAAGTGCAATTAAAGTGATTCTTTTCCACacaaaaaaaactgaaaattaataaaaaaaaatgaaaagggtTAGTGGTTAGAAAAGTTAGTATAATCTAAGAAAAGTAATATGTGATTTGGAGATGATTTAcatgtaatatttataaatagcaactataaataataataataataataataataataataataataataataataattagatgGAGAGGTGAAGTCTTAGACAAATCATTGAAACAAGGAAATAACAATAGAGCACAAATGTTGGGAAAGACATAGCTTTGTGCTTTTttctttgttattgttatttataaatgCAATGTTTTATTCAAAATCCATGTTCCTTGGTTAGCCAAACCAAGTCGATTCCTCGTGCAAGGTTATATAGAGCAATAAGTCACTTTTATGACTTATCTCCGCATTAGTATGAAATAATTCACCATAGTCTCAGCTCCACGCTCTACGACCATTGAATCATATGACTGGCTAGATAGGATCCATAAACATGAAATCACCATGCCCTATGGACAATCAATGGTCATTCCTCACCATTGAGCATTAAGTACACTACCAGACCCAAAGAATTTGAATATAAAAGAGAAACATGCATCTataaacaacaataattttgaaatatcacATAGTCATTCAATCTCAACAATATAGATTTAGCAACTCATGATAAGATCTTACAATAATAGTTTAGGATGAGAAGCGAAACACAACAAACACGGATCCTTGAATGTTGTTGATAGCTTGGGTTCAAGTTTTCCTTCTCTAAAGATTGGCCTTCACTTCTTTTGAGGTTTTGGCCTTGTATATTGATTGATTCAGAAGTTTAGACTCTTTGAGTCTAATCCGACAGAACCTCTATATATAAACCTCTTTTCGAATCTCACTTGATCCTCTTATCCTTTGTGTTTCTCCATCTCTTAATACCTCTCTTAATGTCTCTCGATTTCTCGAGACCTCTCGATGTTTTGAACGTTACTCCAAGgtccctatttatagattttaaaataaaaatttagtcaAAAGGATAAATAATTGTTCAGTGAAATGTCCTTCTCAAAATTTTagctattttaatttattagatgttttttggaaaagaataaaaaaattgggaaaatattttcaaaataactaCATGTAGAAATGACTTAAAAAGGCATTAAATCATAAGTGACAAACTACATGATTCTCATATTTAACAAAATTTcctttaaaaactaaaattaaaaatgcttAACCTTGTGCTTGGATAGCGCACTCATATTTAACAAAATTTcctttaaaaactaaaattaaaaatgcttAACCTTGTGCTTGGATAGCGCATTAGGAAATTGAAATCCTAGAATTTCATTAGAGTAATTGGATTACTTACAATAaaagaatttcaaattttatctaAAAGTAAGAATTTAAAACTCTTCATATtcttaaattcatattttggtCTATGTAGTTTGGGTTGACTTGGGCCTAGGTAGACTTGGTCCAACCTAATGTGAGATCAACCTAACTTAGTTTGACATTGCCCCAGCCCGAGACCTTGGCCCAACACAAAACCAATTTGACTTGGTTAAACCTAGCCTAATTTGTCTCGATCCCACCTAGGTTGAATCCCAACCTAAACAATGGCTCGAGTTGGACCCAACCGAACTTGACTCAGCATGGGCCTAAGCAAACTCAACTGAACATGATCTCGCCCTAACTTGGCTTGACTAGGACTTGGTTCAGCTCCACCTGACTTGAACCacgccaactcagcttaaccaAGCATAAGTCGACTAGCCTCGATCGGACCCAAGACAACTCGTCTTGACTGTGCCCAAGCTGACTCGACTCGATTGGGCCAAGGCTGACTCGACTAGACCAAGTTCAGACCGACTTGGCTTAATCGGAGCTTGACTTAACCTGGTCTTGATCAGCCTAGGCATGCCCTGGTCTTAATCAAACTAGGACACGCCTAGGCCTAGTCCAACTCAGCTGAACATGGGTCAATCCCAACTCAGATGAACGTGGACCCACCCTTACTGAGTGAATGTGGGTTTTTCCTTACTCAGCTCAACCTGAGCCTATGCTAACTCACCTCCACCTTGGCCTAGGTTGACTTGACTCAACTAGGCTCGGGCTGACACAACTCGACCGGGCTCGGGTTGACTTAACTCTACATGTGCTTCGGTAGGCTCGACTTAACCTTGTCTTTATCGGGCTAGGCCTAACCTAGTCTTGATCAGACTAGGACCAACCTCAACTAGCCCAACTCGACTGAACATGGGTCACCCCGACTCAGATGAACATGGATCCCCTCCAACTCAACTGAATGTAGGCTTGCCTGACTCGACTCAACCGAGCATGGGTTGACTTGGCTCAACTTGGGTCCAAGAGGAGTCGACTCAATCTTGTCTTGACCGGACTAGGACCGACCTAGGCCTAGCCCAACTCGGCTGAACGTGGAACGACACAAATGAACATTGACCTGCCCCAACCTGATTAAATGTGGGCTTTCCTCGATTGGGCTCAACCTGAGGTGGCTCAACCTAAACTGGCTCGACCTAGACTCAGGCTGACTCAATTCAACCTAGACTCGAGCCAACTCAGCTCGACCTTGGCTCGGGACGACTCAACTCAACCTTGGCTCAGTCCACTCAATTTTACCTTGATTAGGTTTGAATCAGCTCAACTTGGGTCCAGTCAGCTTGACCTGGCCTGGACCAACCCAGATCAACCTAGTATGGGCCTACTCGACTCAACTTGGTCCAAACGAACTCGAAACCTAAGCTTAGGTCAATTAGGCTTGACTCTGACCCGAGCTGACTCAACTCAACCTTGTATTAATCTAACCTGATGTTATCCTACCTAGGTCTGACCCGATCTAACATATCAAAACTTGAAAATAATTTGGTTAACATAAATTGAGAAAAAGTTTtgcaaatataaaattaaaaaaaaaacttgaagcACTTTGAAATATAACATCAATCAAGATCTATTacaaaatattatcaatattgatattatttgaatttttaacaattatttaatatttaaatgatttttttgaagTTGGTGgtaacttaaatatttttttatctaaacaaaagaattaaaattcactaaatttaaattatatttttcaaataagacatttaaaaaatgaaaaaaaatgagatCAATCCGAATTCAATTAATTTGAATGTCTTAAAAATGGTAAAATTTCCTATCTAagttaaagaaattattttacttAATGACTTTCTTGTGAAACATATGTTAACTAACATTCAGAGAACAAAACTTCTAGGTTTCAGGAATTGGTTGGTGTTGGAATCTATTGGTGGGACGTAGGTATTGAAATCTACTTTGGCTATGCTTGATAAAGGTAACAAACTTTTAGCGTATTCA harbors:
- the LOC137821737 gene encoding SKP1-like protein 14 translates to MAEKTELSKTEMAEKNESSTTATVKSAEELETHKMSKGEASEPPIEELKKLTIMKEEEEEPTVKLKTSEGIIYYVEASVVKEMETVQSVIDATGASPGVTIPLQNLTSCELGRILEFRAKRSRVGSNPIALRKFDEKFMAKLTPDQMKELYLTANYLNMSHLMDVISRAIANFIKHKSAEFARDFFGVVSDYTPEEEAAYRQANAWAFKNLDKESV